A stretch of the Lolium perenne isolate Kyuss_39 chromosome 3, Kyuss_2.0, whole genome shotgun sequence genome encodes the following:
- the LOC127345454 gene encoding transcription initiation factor IIA subunit 2 has product MVALELYRNTTIGVNLTATLDEMVFSGRLAPELAVRVQLQFDESMRDVLEQKLTSRASFKGHLHTYRYCDGVWIFNLTDATFRNEEMTQNIGKVKIVACDASLMKPEVPPQQ; this is encoded by the exons ATGGTCGCCCTGGAGCTGTACCGGAATACCACCATCGGCGTGAACCTCACGGCGACGCTGGACGAGATGGTCTTCAGCGGCAGGCTCGCCCCCGAGCTCGCCGTCCGGGTCCAACTGCAGTTCGACGAG TCCATGAGAGACGTGCTGGAGCAAAAGCTGACGAGCAGGGCTTCCTTCAAG GGCCATCTGCACACCTACAGGTACTGCGACGGGGTCTGGATTTTCAACCTGACAGACGCGACGTTCAGGAACGAGGAGATGACACAGAACATCGGCAAGGTGAAGATCGTGGCCTGCGATGCTAGTTTGATGAAGCCTGAGGTGCCTCCGCAACAGTAG
- the LOC127340273 gene encoding putative F-box protein At1g32420: MAPKRDRLCRRAAAGASTPLPTPSADVFFEILSWLPLRSLLRCRCVCRSWRALISNPAFVAAHRSRAQPLLVAATKDPMSWVNSTLEIMDAEGDAVRRIVYLGVHWKFLASLDSFVLLTSRQDSYHSSAYPTVRVINLVTGETVATCSIPVDWPAGRGSRLPTWFGFGRAARSGALKVVCIVFPERLTCEVLTLGDNGSSEWRKTTPPSGMICDSSDGVEVNGALHFLSIFQTHILGFDLESEEWTTIHGPSGIIPTPWEKIGLAELNGSLCIARAKRNTVNLWLLLDVNKAVWINTYTIKVGHVVDLVPLRVMCPGGKLLFYYRRGRESILQVYDPRTGKLEKAPTNIVGRIGLCSSHLDRRLRVESLAYVDSHMTPTDITSFASSSSSSSSSSSDDVERDKIEQCNE, from the coding sequence ATGGCACCAAAGCGAGACCGCCTTTGTCGTCGCGCCGCCGCCGGGGCCAGCACGCCTCTGCCGACACCATCGGCGGACGTCTTCTTCGAGATCCTGTCATGGCTGCCGCTCAGGTCCCTGCTCCGGTGCCGGTGTGTGTGCAGGTCATGGCGCGCCCTCATCTCCAACCCGGCCTTCGTCGCCGCGCACAGGTCCCGCGCCCAGCCGCTCCTGGTCGCCGCGACCAAGGACCCCATGTCATGGGTCAATTCAACCCTTGAGATCATGGACGCGGAAGGCGATGCCGTGCGCCGCATTGTCTACCTGGGCGTTCACTGGAAGTTCCTCGCGAGCCTCGACAGCTTCGTCCTCCTCACCTCCCGTCAGGACAGCTATCACTCCTCCGCGTACCCTACCGTGCGCGTCATCAATCTGGTGACGGGTGAGACGGTCGCGACCTGCTCGATACCGGTCGACTGGCCAGCGGGCCGTGGCTCTAGACTCCCCACATGGTTCGGCTTCGGTCGCGCTGCCCGGTCCGGCGCTCTCAAGGTCGTCTGTATCGTCTTCCCTGAGCGTTTGACATGCGAGGTCCTCACGTTAGGAGACAATGGCAGCTCCGAGTGGAGGAAGACGACGCCGCCCTCGGGTATGATATGTGACTCCAGTGACGGAGTAGAGGTTAACGGTGCATTGCACTTTCTCTCCATATTTCAGACCCACATTCTCGGCTTCGATCTAGAGAGCGAGGAGTGGACGACCATCCACGGACCGTCAGGAATTATTCCAACTCCATGGGAGAAAATCGGCTTGGCCGAGCTCAACGGCTCCCTGTGCATCGCTCGTGCAAAGCGTAACACGGTTAACCTATGGCTCCTGCTCGACGTTAATAAGGCTGTTTGGATCAACACGTACACGATCAAGGTGGGTCATGTCGTGGATCTTGTGCCTCTCAGGGTGATGTGTCCTGGTGGAAAGCTGCTCTTTTATTACCGTCGTGGCCGCGAATCGATTTTACAAGTATATGATCCTCGCACAGGGAAACTGGAAAAGGCACCTACCAACATCGTGGGCAGAATTGGCCTTTGCAGCTCGCACTTGGATCGTCGATTACGTGTGGAGAGTCTCGCATATGTGGATTCTCATATGACTCCTACTGATATCACCTCCTtcgcctcgtcctcctcctcctcctcttcctcgtcttcCGATGACGTGGAGCGAGACAAGATTGAGCAATGCAATGAGTGA